One Algibacter sp. L3A6 genomic region harbors:
- a CDS encoding RagB/SusD family nutrient uptake outer membrane protein: MKRNIIKIFIMVPMIFATLASCSDYLDLEPKDNLIQQEFWNNKEQVSSAVAGCYASMNQSGFTDRVLKWGELRAEMMVSGSGGLENIMRNYMIPSDGLTNWSTFYATINYCNLVLEFADGAQEQDQTFSIEELKTFKAEATTIRSLVYLILVKNFREVPLVLTATSTNQIDFYPAKNTEEEILTQIISDLTLAVEDLNLGYAQSAAHDKGRITKGAALAILADAYLWNEQYTECVDTAQQLIDLGRYNLVTGEEWFNSIFFEGNSEEGIFELQFSDISATLRNSFQVSNLNYVAYQGINELYREFPDDIRAHLGTYDRENFAVFKYAGVDETGEYRGSDEYYNNFIFYRYADVLLMQAEAYILSDDRKNLDMAYQLISDVHMRAVSAPLDVSRDESSLLNALLLERQKEFAFEGKRWYDLLRFARRDNFANQELILSLVDFKAGADDYEQILSYYSDPDSYFLPIYQNEINLNDNLVQNPFYEN, encoded by the coding sequence ATGAAAAGAAACATAATTAAAATATTTATAATGGTTCCGATGATTTTCGCAACACTAGCATCGTGTAGCGATTATTTAGACCTAGAACCAAAAGACAACTTAATTCAACAAGAATTTTGGAATAATAAAGAGCAGGTAAGTTCGGCTGTTGCGGGATGTTATGCCTCTATGAATCAATCAGGGTTTACCGATAGAGTATTAAAATGGGGAGAACTTAGAGCAGAAATGATGGTTTCTGGTAGTGGAGGTTTAGAGAATATAATGAGAAATTATATGATCCCTTCAGATGGTTTAACAAACTGGAGCACTTTTTATGCAACAATAAACTACTGTAACTTAGTGTTAGAGTTTGCCGATGGCGCTCAGGAGCAAGATCAAACATTTTCTATAGAAGAATTAAAAACGTTTAAAGCAGAGGCTACTACTATTCGTTCTTTAGTGTATTTAATTTTGGTAAAAAACTTTAGAGAGGTGCCGTTAGTTTTAACAGCAACATCAACGAATCAAATTGATTTTTATCCAGCAAAAAACACTGAAGAGGAGATTCTTACACAAATTATTAGTGATTTAACTTTAGCAGTAGAAGACTTAAATTTAGGGTATGCACAATCTGCAGCTCATGATAAAGGAAGGATAACTAAAGGAGCAGCCCTTGCTATATTAGCAGATGCTTATTTATGGAATGAGCAGTACACAGAATGTGTGGATACAGCACAGCAATTAATAGATTTAGGTCGTTATAATTTAGTTACTGGTGAAGAATGGTTTAATAGCATCTTTTTTGAAGGAAATTCCGAAGAAGGTATTTTCGAACTTCAGTTTAGCGATATTTCGGCAACACTAAGAAACTCATTTCAAGTAAGTAATCTTAATTATGTGGCTTACCAAGGAATTAACGAATTGTATAGAGAGTTTCCAGATGATATTCGTGCGCACTTAGGAACGTATGATAGAGAAAACTTTGCTGTCTTCAAATATGCTGGTGTGGATGAAACAGGCGAATACCGTGGTAGTGATGAGTATTATAATAACTTTATATTCTATCGTTATGCAGATGTTTTACTTATGCAAGCTGAAGCTTACATTTTATCGGACGACAGAAAAAATTTAGACATGGCTTATCAACTTATTAGCGATGTACATATGCGTGCGGTTTCTGCACCTTTAGATGTTTCTAGAGATGAGTCTAGTTTATTAAATGCGCTATTACTAGAACGCCAAAAAGAATTTGCATTCGAAGGAAAGCGCTGGTATGATTTACTACGTTTTGCACGTCGTGATAACTTTGCAAATCAAGAACTTATTTTAAGTTTAGTTGATTTTAAAGCTGGTGCAGATGATTATGAGCAGATTTTGAGTTATTACTCCGATCCAGATTCATACTTTTTACCAATTTATCAAAATGAAATTAATTTGAATGATAATTTAGTGCAGAATCCATTTTACGAAAACTAA
- a CDS encoding SusC/RagA family TonB-linked outer membrane protein yields MKDKYRSYSYVLMIVCVLFSAFSLSAQTQISVSGTVISESDGQPLTGATIAEKDKNNRIINGVVADFNGNYSIKMLDANNVLTFSYIGFITKEITVGGRTTIDIGLKEDVAELDAIIVRGTKKVFTGEFEMDKRRIATAMETISTKEISETASSGIVDQLQGRLSGVDIVANSGDPGAGLSIRIRGTSSLNASSEPLIVINGVPFETQIDTGFDFSTADEDQYASMIGVSPDDISEISVLKDAAATAQYGSRAANGVLLIKTKRGAKGKARFSYSFKGSTSKQPEGIPMLNGDQYSTLIKDELIATNTNLADSNPIAYNPDYELFDLYNKNINWIDEITQRGHTNEHFLSVSGGGEKSSYRVSGSYKNQLGTTVGSGFKLFTTRAILDYNISDKITIASELSYSHGSLDRSYAKDNSLGQANLRSLALIKMPNQSIYQVDGDGNLTDEYFTPENSFQGNGVTYYNPVAMARLSRNNTENNRITPVFRFSYKPNKHFDFRSIISFDINVDKKSQFVPEEAIGAAWTNSGANRSTFDDGEFFVMRTDNKLIWMPELGEKHSFLSSFSFQTFEKTSQGYVASASNSPTSDIQTPIANIRIEGSGNSLESTFEQNTTLAANFAFNYQYLDRYILSGGIRSEGNSKFGSNYRNGTFPSVAAKWILSSEPFMENADFVDEIGIRASYGVNGNSPGTNYGSYNTYTTYSYTYLDEPAVIPSSMELTDLRWETVVQKNLGVTYSFFDRRVSGDLEFYQKDTKDLLTKNTAIPSTSGFSGIPYLNLGDISNQGIEFSVRTKIINNEDFGLDFNFNVARNRNVVKRITEAQVAESGNPLTTGPGGYLKRIQEGNPIGSFYGYRYLGVFSSQEDLVARDGNGDIIYDLNGEPKNLVFNNSKEFAAGEAMYEDVNKDGNINELDVVYLGNANPLLFGGFGPNIRYKNFQLNAFFNFRYDQKLMNIARMNTESMDDFDNQSTAVLRRWRFEGDETDIPRAILNSPVNTLGSDRFMEDASFLRMKYITLRYNLPKPFINKLNFTNASVYVTGTNLLTFTKYSGVDPEGGISNDWQELGYDAEQTPRSQQITVGVNLSF; encoded by the coding sequence ATGAAGGATAAATACAGGTCATATTCATATGTCTTAATGATAGTTTGTGTATTGTTTTCGGCGTTCAGTCTGTCAGCACAAACGCAAATAAGCGTATCAGGAACCGTAATCTCAGAGTCAGATGGTCAGCCATTAACGGGGGCAACCATTGCAGAGAAAGATAAAAACAACCGTATTATTAATGGTGTTGTCGCCGATTTTAATGGTAATTATTCTATTAAAATGCTAGATGCTAATAACGTTCTAACCTTTTCTTATATTGGTTTTATTACCAAAGAAATTACTGTTGGAGGTAGAACAACAATAGATATTGGATTAAAAGAAGATGTAGCAGAGTTAGATGCTATTATTGTAAGGGGAACAAAAAAGGTGTTTACTGGTGAATTTGAAATGGATAAGCGAAGAATTGCTACAGCCATGGAAACGATATCGACTAAAGAAATTAGTGAAACAGCATCATCAGGTATTGTAGATCAGTTACAAGGGCGTTTAAGTGGTGTAGATATTGTAGCTAACTCTGGAGATCCAGGAGCTGGTTTATCCATCCGTATTCGAGGTACATCATCATTAAATGCTTCCTCAGAACCATTAATTGTTATTAACGGTGTGCCTTTTGAAACACAAATTGATACTGGTTTTGATTTTTCTACAGCCGATGAAGATCAATACGCATCAATGATTGGTGTGTCTCCAGATGATATTTCTGAAATTTCAGTTTTAAAAGATGCAGCAGCAACGGCGCAATATGGGTCGCGTGCAGCAAACGGAGTTTTACTTATTAAAACTAAACGTGGAGCAAAAGGTAAAGCAAGATTTTCTTATAGCTTTAAAGGGAGTACATCAAAACAACCGGAAGGAATTCCAATGTTAAATGGAGATCAATATTCTACATTAATTAAAGATGAGTTGATTGCTACTAATACAAATTTAGCAGATAGCAATCCAATAGCATACAATCCCGATTACGAGTTGTTTGATTTATACAACAAAAATATTAATTGGATAGATGAAATTACACAAAGAGGGCACACTAATGAGCATTTCTTAAGTGTATCTGGTGGTGGAGAAAAATCTTCATACCGTGTTTCCGGAAGTTATAAAAATCAATTAGGTACAACGGTTGGTAGTGGTTTTAAATTATTCACAACACGTGCTATTTTAGATTATAATATTTCTGATAAAATTACTATTGCTTCCGAGCTTTCTTATAGCCACGGATCATTAGATCGTTCTTACGCAAAAGATAATAGTTTAGGTCAAGCTAACTTAAGATCTTTAGCTTTAATTAAAATGCCAAACCAATCTATTTATCAAGTGGATGGAGATGGTAATTTAACAGATGAATATTTTACCCCAGAAAATTCTTTTCAAGGTAATGGGGTTACTTATTACAATCCAGTAGCAATGGCTAGGTTGTCAAGAAATAATACTGAAAATAATAGAATTACACCAGTTTTTAGATTTAGTTATAAACCTAATAAGCATTTCGATTTTAGATCTATTATTTCATTTGATATTAATGTAGATAAAAAATCTCAATTTGTACCAGAAGAAGCTATTGGAGCAGCATGGACAAACTCAGGAGCCAACAGATCGACTTTTGATGATGGTGAATTTTTTGTAATGCGTACAGACAATAAATTAATTTGGATGCCAGAATTAGGAGAAAAGCATTCATTTTTATCAAGTTTTTCTTTTCAAACATTCGAAAAAACAAGTCAAGGTTATGTAGCTAGTGCTAGTAATAGTCCAACAAGTGACATACAAACACCTATTGCAAATATTAGAATTGAAGGTTCTGGGAATTCTTTAGAATCTACATTCGAGCAAAACACAACGCTTGCTGCTAATTTTGCTTTTAACTATCAGTACCTAGATCGTTATATTTTAAGTGGAGGTATTAGATCGGAAGGGAACTCTAAATTTGGTAGTAATTACCGAAATGGTACTTTTCCAAGTGTTGCTGCAAAATGGATTTTATCTTCAGAGCCTTTTATGGAAAACGCAGATTTTGTAGACGAGATAGGTATTCGTGCTAGTTATGGTGTAAATGGTAACTCGCCAGGTACAAACTACGGTTCGTACAATACGTATACCACTTATAGTTATACATATTTAGATGAGCCTGCCGTAATACCAAGTAGTATGGAATTAACAGATTTACGATGGGAAACCGTTGTACAAAAGAATTTAGGTGTTACTTATTCATTTTTTGATCGCAGAGTTAGTGGTGATTTAGAATTTTATCAAAAAGACACTAAAGATTTATTAACTAAAAACACCGCAATACCAAGTACATCTGGTTTTTCTGGAATACCTTATTTAAACTTAGGTGATATTAGTAACCAAGGTATTGAGTTTAGTGTAAGAACTAAAATAATCAATAATGAAGATTTTGGATTAGATTTTAACTTTAACGTAGCTCGTAATAGAAACGTAGTTAAACGTATTACAGAGGCTCAAGTAGCAGAATCTGGAAACCCATTAACAACTGGGCCTGGTGGGTATTTAAAACGAATTCAAGAAGGTAACCCTATTGGTTCTTTTTATGGCTACCGTTATTTAGGTGTATTTAGTTCTCAAGAAGATTTAGTAGCGCGTGATGGTAATGGAGATATTATTTATGATCTTAATGGAGAACCTAAAAATCTAGTTTTTAATAATAGTAAAGAGTTTGCAGCAGGTGAAGCCATGTATGAAGATGTTAATAAAGATGGAAATATAAACGAATTAGATGTAGTATACTTAGGAAATGCAAACCCGTTATTATTTGGTGGATTTGGACCTAATATTCGTTATAAAAACTTTCAACTTAATGCGTTTTTCAACTTTAGATATGATCAAAAATTAATGAATATTGCACGTATGAATACGGAAAGTATGGATGATTTTGATAATCAAAGTACAGCTGTATTAAGACGTTGGAGATTTGAAGGTGATGAAACAGATATACCAAGAGCTATCTTGAATAGCCCTGTTAATACTTTGGGGTCTGATAGATTTATGGAAGATGCTTCATTCTTAAGAATGAAATACATTACACTTAGGTATAATTTACCAAAGCCCTTTATTAATAAGTTGAATTTTACAAATGCTTCAGTTTATGTTACAGGAACCAATTTATTAACTTTTACTAAGTATTCGGGAGTAGATCCTGAAGGAGGAATTAGTAACGATTGGCAAGAGTTAGGTTATGATGCGGAACAAACACCAAGATCGCAACAAATAACGGTAGGAGTAAATCTATCATTTTAA
- a CDS encoding fasciclin domain-containing protein, with translation MKHRNGIIILFIIMATFGCKPDPLEYARPDNLAGTIYQQLESMGNFTYYLQALDQTAYKEPLIKGGSWTVFAPTDEAFEAYMAAEGISTIESISPEKILDIVEYSIVIDGWNTTTLTYFPSRFYLGQSFRRRTQYQIPNREVDIDTLQHIMNWDDLEPGKYIVDASLGRFKTTNYFLDSYLENYGVETTDYDFMFTGETFSSGDMKVFGAHVTEQNIVAENGIIYAIDKVFEPKRNMYDNLTSPEYGDKYSMFRRILERFSTLRLMGDEVNDDTGELETIYQLRFSTGIENDFLPFNPFDENYATNIDGTLAQAWGLLVPTNDALQSYLDGDSILGEFYNSYDDMPLDVLGKFVSPFFFNDYYNICPSSFGQSYDTSLGLVDFKEEDIVDKKFCSNGFFVGVNTVYTNNSFGTIMGPLLLDSNYSIMLQAVQDLRIDTALQSNAVRFSILGVRNDQFVDIADPNSATRRITVRTDLDSYDPTDVSVIYMDVEGDPVGANNRTYPDPDATSPSAADIAYVRNTIADIVLNQIIDEDIDFNANNYFQARSGEFIYASAGNLAQGGGDIQDMEAAQVENIQVTDNGNFYEMSAIIDMPLNFTYGTLVENTANFSSFVEVLESADALITIIGSNDKLINFLNLQRTFTLFAPNNTAVAQAISDGVIVDPSTVNGLDDLDRAIAKRDLLNFAKKHFIQQALPTDGKITGTFPSMYFSKIVDFAPVYDQFSVVNTTSSISITNEETGDTVTTGGMTNLLSKRIIIHETNNYIK, from the coding sequence ATGAAGCATAGAAATGGTATAATTATATTATTTATAATTATGGCCACTTTTGGATGTAAGCCTGACCCGCTTGAGTATGCGCGTCCCGATAATTTGGCTGGTACAATATACCAGCAATTAGAGTCCATGGGGAATTTTACTTATTACTTACAAGCATTAGATCAAACGGCTTATAAAGAACCATTGATAAAAGGTGGCTCTTGGACAGTTTTTGCTCCAACAGATGAGGCTTTTGAAGCTTACATGGCTGCCGAAGGGATCTCGACTATAGAGTCTATTTCACCAGAAAAAATATTAGATATCGTAGAGTATTCAATCGTTATTGATGGATGGAATACTACAACGTTAACTTACTTTCCAAGTCGGTTTTATTTAGGTCAAAGTTTTAGACGTAGAACTCAATATCAAATACCGAATAGAGAAGTTGATATTGATACGTTACAACATATTATGAATTGGGACGATTTAGAACCAGGGAAGTATATTGTTGATGCTAGTTTAGGTCGATTTAAAACAACCAACTATTTTCTAGATTCTTATTTAGAAAATTATGGTGTTGAAACTACCGATTACGATTTTATGTTTACAGGAGAAACTTTTAGTAGTGGAGACATGAAAGTTTTTGGAGCTCATGTTACGGAACAAAATATTGTGGCAGAAAATGGAATTATTTATGCTATAGATAAAGTGTTTGAGCCTAAAAGAAACATGTATGATAACTTAACATCTCCAGAGTATGGAGATAAATACTCTATGTTTAGAAGGATTTTAGAGCGCTTTTCTACTCTTAGGTTAATGGGGGATGAGGTTAACGATGATACAGGAGAGTTAGAAACTATTTATCAGTTAAGATTTTCAACAGGGATAGAAAACGATTTTTTACCATTCAATCCTTTTGATGAAAATTATGCAACAAATATTGATGGAACCTTAGCTCAGGCATGGGGCTTATTGGTACCAACTAATGATGCTTTACAAAGCTATCTAGATGGCGACAGTATTTTAGGAGAATTTTATAATAGCTACGATGATATGCCTTTAGATGTTTTAGGGAAGTTTGTGTCACCATTTTTCTTTAATGATTATTATAATATTTGCCCAAGTAGTTTTGGTCAGAGTTATGATACAAGTTTAGGTTTAGTAGATTTTAAAGAAGAAGATATTGTAGATAAAAAGTTTTGTAGTAATGGTTTCTTTGTTGGTGTAAATACCGTTTATACAAATAACAGTTTTGGAACTATAATGGGGCCTTTATTATTAGATTCTAATTATTCTATTATGCTTCAAGCAGTTCAAGATCTTAGAATTGATACGGCTTTGCAAAGTAATGCCGTCCGTTTCTCTATTTTAGGAGTAAGAAACGATCAGTTTGTAGATATTGCAGATCCAAACAGTGCAACTCGAAGAATTACAGTGCGTACAGATCTTGATTCTTATGATCCTACTGATGTATCTGTAATTTATATGGATGTAGAAGGTGATCCTGTAGGAGCTAATAACCGTACATACCCAGATCCAGATGCAACGTCTCCAAGTGCAGCAGATATAGCTTATGTTAGAAATACAATAGCCGATATTGTTCTAAATCAAATCATTGATGAGGATATAGATTTTAATGCTAATAATTATTTTCAAGCAAGAAGTGGCGAGTTTATATACGCATCTGCTGGTAACTTAGCACAAGGTGGTGGAGATATTCAAGATATGGAAGCTGCTCAAGTTGAGAATATCCAAGTTACAGATAATGGGAATTTTTATGAAATGAGTGCTATTATAGATATGCCATTAAATTTTACCTATGGTACTTTAGTCGAGAATACTGCAAACTTTTCATCTTTTGTTGAGGTTTTAGAAAGTGCAGACGCATTAATTACTATTATAGGCTCTAATGATAAGTTGATTAACTTTTTAAACTTACAAAGAACGTTTACATTATTTGCGCCTAATAATACTGCTGTAGCACAGGCTATTAGTGATGGTGTAATTGTAGACCCTAGCACAGTAAATGGATTGGATGATTTAGATAGAGCGATAGCAAAAAGAGATCTTTTAAACTTTGCTAAAAAGCACTTTATACAACAAGCGCTGCCTACTGATGGGAAAATAACAGGAACTTTTCCTTCTATGTATTTTAGTAAGATTGTCGATTTTGCTCCAGTTTACGATCAGTTTTCTGTTGTAAACACAACATCATCTATTTCTATTACAAACGAAGAAACAGGAGATACAGTAACAACTGGTGGTATGACTAATTTATTATCAAAGAGAATTATAATACACGAAACTAATAATTATATAAAATAA
- a CDS encoding two-component regulator propeller domain-containing protein, translating into MNFKNYFIALFCLLTNIIVGQKNNIKFENLDTFSGLSSSTCTEIFQDKAGFLWFGTIDGLNRYNGYEFEIFRSVLNDNTSISNNRINAIEEDNEGNLWVGTNNGLNLFNKQTNKFIRIKLYKQLSLSNSSQKIINDLLYDSINNTLWVATNIGVIKIQLYDYNTNEDNFKFSYYISDQSNLKSIDNNKVNVLLKDKDNTIWAGTNGQHLNRYNRKNDNFDRVLIDKKESYELNHITKKVFIDEDGDFWIGNDLSNLILWNTKSNTFKHVSLVDKSVPIYDIYQDKTGLFWVSTDVFGLYLFKKENDDVEMQRHIVNNFSDPFSLPNNKPTKIFEDRKGIFWIGSYDVGVSKLDPSSYSFQHYYYKANKADGLSQKTIQSVLQDSKGRIWISAYNGGLNLFNEKENSFEHFSSFSNDISALSSNKILYTFEDHAGFIWVCTLDGGVNKFNPETGKSEVFLHDANNTKSIGQSSVWSGVEDAEHRIWFALRNEGLSLYNPKTKQFKNYKSTYDSGNSLLSNSIISTFIDSKKRLFIGTELGLNVVKLNALDGFIPNDIDFIPVNVSGLVEVRVSTITEDHDNNIWVGSDSGVYKLDSNLNLVQSYSSQNGLPNNLVVGIKEDDNFNIWITTKSGLSLLNPDTHQIINYNTHDGLQGAEFQTQSIEKTIDGRIIVGGLNGFNIFNPNDIAIPAAVDLKPQISKLKLNNKVVFAGDSIHKRVLLNKGISETKDLTLKYKENYVSLEFVALYFDNPEQVKYAYRMQGLDSDFINLGSNRVVNLSNLESGTYKFEVKATINGQWETAKTTFLNIKILPPMWRSWWAYLIYIIIGALIIRFLMYYYELKVQEEQEHELDQMKLQFFVNVSHEFRTPLTLILNPVDKILANFSDNPEVVKTSALSIQRSARRLLHLVNQLLDYRKMDVGMAPLQLEKGDVVKFSEDIFSLFKDLAFKKEINYNFISTSDKIVSLFDFDKVEKIITNLISNAIKFTTSGGDITITINKINTGSSNSNFLKLGKAKSNEYVEIIVEDTGVGLDKEQMRRIFSRFYNLDASKAGTGIGLNFTKGLVELHGGEIDVESKHKKGTKFIVKLPLNIDAKPDDVENVKNEFLINSMKAVEYDMLISNDHLPNVKQDSIDDYDGDDSNKPILLIVEDNKELRVHLSSDLRDQYIIKEAVNGVDGLKKVHKYLPDLVISDVMMPKMDGFEMCNSIKTDLETCHIPVILLTAKTLVEDRIEGYEHGADGYISKPFVTDVLKARINNLLEAKKRLRQRFSEIGGIFPSSEVTSNNLDEAFLDKATKVIIENISDIDFKQGDLLAEMGIGRSQFYKKINTLTGSNPSNFIRTIRLRYAAELLVKNNYSIKEVSHMSGFNSTAYFSKTFKELFDVTPSQFIEQKENEAE; encoded by the coding sequence ATTGATGGACTAAATAGATATAATGGTTATGAATTTGAGATTTTTAGATCTGTTTTAAATGATAACACATCTATTAGTAATAATAGAATTAATGCTATTGAAGAAGATAACGAAGGGAATTTGTGGGTTGGAACCAATAATGGGCTTAATTTATTCAATAAACAGACTAATAAGTTTATTCGAATAAAACTATATAAACAGCTTTCTTTATCAAACAGTTCACAAAAAATTATTAATGATTTACTGTACGACAGTATTAATAATACACTTTGGGTGGCTACTAATATTGGTGTTATAAAAATTCAACTTTATGATTATAATACTAATGAAGATAATTTTAAGTTTTCATATTACATAAGCGATCAAAGCAATTTAAAATCTATCGATAATAATAAAGTTAATGTTCTTTTAAAAGATAAAGATAATACGATTTGGGCTGGAACTAATGGACAGCATTTAAACCGATATAATAGAAAAAACGATAACTTCGATCGTGTTTTAATTGATAAAAAGGAATCTTACGAGTTAAACCACATTACTAAAAAAGTATTTATTGATGAAGATGGTGATTTTTGGATTGGTAACGATTTATCTAACCTCATACTTTGGAATACCAAAAGTAATACTTTTAAGCATGTATCTTTAGTAGATAAAAGTGTGCCTATTTACGATATTTATCAGGATAAAACAGGCTTGTTTTGGGTGTCTACAGATGTTTTCGGTTTGTATTTATTCAAAAAAGAAAATGACGATGTAGAAATGCAACGCCATATTGTAAACAATTTTTCTGATCCGTTTTCACTGCCTAATAATAAGCCTACTAAAATATTTGAAGATAGAAAAGGTATTTTCTGGATAGGTAGTTATGATGTTGGTGTTAGTAAGTTAGATCCATCTAGTTATTCCTTTCAGCATTATTACTACAAAGCGAATAAGGCCGATGGTTTAAGTCAAAAAACAATACAATCTGTTTTGCAAGATTCCAAAGGGAGAATTTGGATAAGTGCATACAATGGCGGCTTAAACTTGTTTAATGAAAAAGAGAATTCATTTGAGCATTTTAGTAGTTTTTCTAATGATATAAGTGCGCTTAGCTCCAATAAAATATTATATACTTTTGAAGATCATGCAGGTTTTATTTGGGTTTGTACCTTAGATGGTGGCGTTAATAAATTTAATCCGGAAACGGGTAAAAGTGAAGTGTTTTTACACGATGCTAATAATACTAAGTCTATTGGGCAAAGTTCTGTTTGGAGCGGAGTGGAAGATGCTGAACATAGAATTTGGTTCGCTTTAAGAAACGAGGGGTTAAGTCTTTATAATCCAAAAACTAAACAATTTAAAAATTATAAAAGCACCTACGATTCTGGTAACTCTTTACTTAGTAACTCTATAATTAGTACGTTTATAGACTCAAAAAAACGTTTGTTTATAGGTACAGAACTGGGGTTGAATGTCGTTAAACTGAATGCCTTAGATGGTTTTATCCCGAATGATATTGATTTTATACCTGTTAACGTTTCCGGATTAGTGGAGGTTAGGGTTAGTACTATTACTGAAGATCATGATAATAATATTTGGGTAGGATCGGACAGTGGCGTTTATAAGCTTGATTCTAATTTAAATTTGGTACAGTCGTATTCTTCACAAAATGGATTGCCAAACAATTTGGTTGTGGGGATTAAGGAAGATGATAATTTTAATATCTGGATTACAACTAAAAGTGGCTTATCATTACTAAACCCAGATACTCACCAAATTATAAACTATAATACACACGATGGTTTACAAGGGGCAGAGTTTCAAACGCAATCTATCGAGAAAACCATTGATGGCCGCATTATTGTTGGTGGTTTAAATGGTTTTAATATTTTTAATCCGAATGATATTGCTATTCCTGCAGCTGTAGATTTAAAACCACAAATAAGTAAATTAAAGTTAAATAATAAAGTTGTTTTTGCAGGCGATTCAATCCACAAAAGAGTTTTATTAAACAAAGGAATTTCTGAAACTAAAGACTTAACCTTAAAGTATAAAGAGAATTATGTTTCGTTAGAGTTTGTTGCGCTTTATTTTGATAATCCGGAGCAGGTTAAATATGCTTACCGTATGCAAGGTCTAGATAGCGACTTTATTAATTTGGGCTCTAACCGTGTAGTAAACCTATCGAACTTAGAATCTGGGACATATAAATTTGAAGTAAAAGCCACTATTAATGGGCAATGGGAGACTGCTAAAACAACCTTTTTAAATATAAAAATACTACCACCTATGTGGCGTAGTTGGTGGGCTTACCTTATTTATATTATTATTGGAGCGTTAATTATTCGTTTCTTAATGTATTATTATGAGCTTAAAGTACAAGAAGAACAAGAACACGAACTAGATCAAATGAAACTACAGTTCTTTGTAAATGTATCTCATGAGTTTAGAACACCTTTAACATTAATCCTGAATCCGGTAGATAAAATATTAGCAAATTTTAGTGATAATCCTGAGGTTGTAAAAACATCAGCATTGTCTATTCAGCGAAGTGCTAGACGATTGCTTCATTTGGTTAATCAGTTATTAGATTATCGTAAAATGGATGTTGGTATGGCACCGCTTCAACTAGAAAAAGGAGATGTTGTTAAGTTTAGTGAAGATATTTTTTCGCTTTTTAAAGATTTAGCTTTCAAAAAGGAAATTAATTATAACTTTATAAGTACTTCAGATAAAATCGTTTCACTTTTTGATTTTGATAAAGTTGAAAAAATAATTACAAACTTAATTTCGAATGCTATAAAATTTACCACTAGTGGAGGTGATATAACCATAACAATTAATAAAATTAATACAGGTAGTAGTAACTCTAATTTTTTGAAATTAGGAAAAGCTAAGTCTAATGAGTATGTCGAAATTATAGTTGAAGATACTGGTGTGGGCTTAGATAAAGAGCAAATGCGCCGTATTTTTTCAAGGTTTTATAATTTAGATGCTTCAAAAGCAGGTACAGGTATTGGCTTAAACTTTACCAAAGGTTTGGTTGAGTTGCATGGTGGTGAGATAGATGTGGAGAGCAAACATAAAAAAGGAACGAAGTTTATTGTAAAGCTACCTTTAAATATTGATGCTAAGCCGGACGACGTTGAGAATGTTAAGAATGAGTTTTTAATAAACTCAATGAAAGCTGTAGAGTATGATATGTTAATCTCGAACGATCATTTACCAAACGTAAAACAAGACTCTATAGACGATTATGATGGTGACGATTCTAATAAACCAATACTTCTTATAGTTGAAGATAATAAGGAGCTACGTGTGCATTTAAGTAGTGATTTAAGAGATCAGTATATTATTAAGGAGGCTGTTAATGGTGTGGATGGATTAAAGAAAGTACATAAATATTTGCCTGACTTAGTGATAAGTGATGTTATGATGCCTAAAATGGATGGTTTCGAAATGTGTAATTCTATAAAAACCGATTTAGAAACCTGCCACATTCCTGTTATCTTATTAACTGCTAAAACTTTAGTTGAAGATCGAATAGAAGGTTATGAGCATGGTGCAGACGGTTATATATCAAAACCTTTTGTTACCGATGTATTGAAAGCTAGAATTAATAACTTGCTTGAGGCTAAGAAAAGATTGCGACAACGTTTTTCTGAAATTGGAGGTATATTCCCGTCTAGCGAAGTAACTTCGAATAATTTAGATGAAGCTTTTCTTGATAAAGCCACGAAAGTTATTATTGAGAATATTAGTGATATAGACTTTAAACAAGGTGATTTACTAGCCGAAATGGGTATTGGTCGATCTCAGTTTTATAAAAAAATAAATACTTTAACAGGTAGTAATCCAAGTAACTTTATCAGGACAATTCGTTTACGTTATGCTGCAGAGTTGTTGGTGAAAAATAATTATTCTATCAAAGAGGTATCGCATATGTCTGGCTTTAATTCTACGGCATATTTTAGTAAAACCTTTAAAGAATTGTTTGATGTAACTCCTAGTCAGTTTATAGAACAAAAAGAAAATGAAGCAGAATAG